The genomic stretch AAAACAACAGTTTTAATTTGATCAGGCcaaatattttgttcatttaatttattccatatattttatcagtgttatttagaGCATTTGTGAGTGCTAACAAGATTTGAGGAGTTGTAAATAgccttttttttataatatcagaaatatataaatgaacaaGTTCTCCTAAGTATTGTAGGTAACCATGAATTGAGATATACAGTATTTGTTAGATAATCCAGATGTTGCTGGTGGTTGCTGTTCTTTAACTGACATTTTTAAACAGCTGGGGAATGTTCATAAGCAGATTCGTAGAATGAGAACTTTATGAGCATGGCCTATTTGAGTTTATGGCAGATGGATTCACATTCgaattgttttccttttcaggAGGATTATGTGAATGACATCTGTGAGAAAGTGTTTAAGAGATTTCCAGACTTCATACAACAGAGCAAACAGGCTGCCTTTGAAACTATTTCAGACCCAAAGTACAGTGGAAAAATGAAGGTAAATAATGTCATTGAAGTGATATGCAACTAGTATCTGGGGGCcacaaaaaatgtttaatatttaaatggcTTTGATTTTTGCTTTAGCCAATTAAATACCAAATACAGTtggtatttacatattttatgcAGGTTCAGTTATTATGAATAGTTGGGACAATGCAATCAGGATGAAATGCCACTGATTATCTTCCATCTTAAGATGGCACCAGAAGTATCTCCAATGTCATTCTATTATTCAACATCATGTCATTTTGAAGGCTACTTGTGGGGAGAAAATTTACCCCCCAATCTATACAGTCTAGCATTTGTAGTTTGGGTTAGTGTGGTTTATATAGCCCAACTGATTGACACATACATTGTTTACTTCTGAAGTGCATCTTATATGAGAGAGATtgcaggatgtgtgtgtgtatataatgccCACTTTCTATGACTAAGTTTGAGAGTGGAAGTGGTTGCACTAACAGACTCCTGCAGAGTGCTAGAAACTTGAACAATCTTCTCAGATGGATTGGTTAAACCCAGTTTGCCAAACCCACTACTGCCAGATGTGGATATGCTTCCCTTGGAAATAACAGGCCCGCTGTTATACAACCCACCCAAGATTATTTGCTTCCCTAGCAGAGGAACATCTTGAGGGCGAGATCATTGGCAGGTCCACATTTATAGAGGCTCAAGGGATGAGTGTGTATTCCAAATagtaacagagagagagatccatTGGATTATTTAGATAAAATCTGCCCCAAGAACAACACTGGCTTTTGCATTAGTTTCCTTTTTATGCCAAGCTGAATGCAAGCCACGTATAAACATTTAGATAATTATGCCCTGAAAAACAATCAAGTTAATTtctcttttccattttttattttgggtCTTGGCATTTTCTAAAGGATTATAAAAGTAAATCGCTGGTAACATTTTGAGTTACATTCTTCTTcagttaaataatgaactacATATTGCTCTTGCTTAATTTGGGATAGCAGATCATTAATTTCACTGCTATTCCACTGTACACTTTACTGTCTCCCTGTTAGGTTTTGCAGCAATTGCTGAATCACTTCATGGCGAACAAAGACAAAgttctccttttctctctctcaaccaAGGTGAGTGAGTGTTGCATGATTTATGTTCACATTGACCTTCCAGTCAGTGACCCTTCATTGAAAAAATACAGCCAAATAATTTGTGCTGCCCTGAGAGTGTAATGAAGCATCAAGCACATCTGCAGATGTCAGCTATACTCCGCCTTTTGCATTTTGCTGTGTTCATAGTATATATAGTTCTGGAATTAAACCATATGTAAAAGGAATGGCAAgaacaatttttatttttcacattttgtataTCTTAATAGCTTTCTTCCTAATAAATTGCTAAATAAAACCTGTATAAATGTATCCTCTTAATGTctgtcattatatatatatatttttatttgtttgtgtgttaggTTTTCATTCCTTTGTGAACACTAAAAACTGTACTATATCCTTACAACCGTTTCTTCCCCTCTTTTTCTTTTAGATGCTTCCCAGCTGAAATTATTTCTGCTTCCATACAAATCATTTTGCAATTCTacttaaatgcattttgtttgcatATTTAACACTTTAGAATCACTGTGTAACCAGCACTGTAATGCAGCCGACACTGTTTTAAACCATCATGaaagtttgttttttcaaatatgcttatacacacacatatacaacatATTTGCTGTAGACAGTAGTATTACTCATTTTGTAACCATTCTGTTTGCTCGGGAACTTATTTTTATACAGCTTCTTGATGTACTAGAGAACTACTGCATGGCAGAAGGCATTGAATACAGAAGACTAGAtggaaatacaaaatcaaaagaaaGGTTCAACATAGTGAAAGAGTTCAACAGTAACCAAGACATCAACATCTGTCTGGTGTCGACAATGTAAGCCTAATATGAACTAATATTGTTGTTCTTCACCAAAGGATCATAAACTGTTGCAGCATTGTGGTGATCACACTGCATGACTTGGACATGGAATACTGAAATATCTGAGCTGGCTTGAGAATATCATaatgttaaattattttatccTAAGTATGGTGAAAAATATTTGCAGTTGatttatatatagttatttactTCTTCAATTCATTATAGTTCAGCTTGATTTCTAACCTGGTAATCATTTTTAAGGAACTGtgatttaatttgtttgaaAGTATTCTATGAAGCATACTTTGAAGTTACAGGTGTTTTGTAATATTCACCACTTATGGTACATTCATAATTATCATTGTCATCAGTTTCACAAATCCTCATTAGGCTTTGGCCCATGTGTTTTCCAGGGCTGGTGGATTAGGACTCAATTTTGTTGGGGCCAATATTGTTGTGTTATTCGACCCAACATGGAATCCTGCCAATGACCTTCAAGCAATAGACAGGTGAgtctgtataaaaaaaaaaaaaaaaaaaaaaaaaaaactctgtacGTATGATAAAAAGGTagcctatatattttaataaatgactGTTAGGAAACTCCATTATGCCTTCAGTATTAGGACTTGACAAACTATGAACTTGTATTTTGCAAGAAACCTTGAAGAAAAATACGACTAAGAATAATATTATCTTAAAGctttgaaatacttggaatatTATGAAATTCAAATAATTGAAAAGGCTGATTGAAAAAGTTACACTTCAAGTCACTTGTCAGCTATCCCAATGTATTATAATGATCCTTTTTATAACCGATAATGGCGCTGAACCATGTAGAATTCGCTAGGATATACAATGATctgtttgtaaaaataaaatgaactatGATGATCCAAAGACACTGATTACAGAGATCTTTTCCATGTTAAAGATCAAATAGCAGAATCTGGAATAATATAGCATTATTCAGCTCCAGATTTTTCTTCAACTGTAGAAGTAAACTGTAAGGCTGTGTCTTTTGCTCTGActaactttgtttttctttcactcAGGGCTTATCGCATAGGCCAGTGCAGAGACGTGAAGGTTTTCAGACTAATATCTCTGGGCACTGTTGAAGAAGTGATATACCTGCGACAAATCTATAAACAAGTATGCTTTGTAATTCGGGCACATCATGGAAACTTGAATGCgtaatatttcaatttttaaatgttctaacccagtggttctcaaatctgtcctggagtaccacctaccttgctggtttttgtttcaaccgagctctcaattatgtaattgaacccttaatttaagtaatttgattacatttgactctttaaattgtgtaactgataaaaaaagttggttccttagtGTTGCTCagtattacatgtatttatacagagagacactttATAGTCGGTGCATTATAATCAGATTGTTTTTTCCAAATGTGTCGAATGAATGTCATTTAAAATGGTTTCTAATCACAGAATTGTATATGTTTTATAGAAATGACATCATATTGCAATACAGGTGTGTGCACTGAAGGGATGAAGACTAACTCACATTATTTTTGGTGTAGCAACTCCAGTGTACAGTGGTTGGAAATGAAAATGCCAAACGCTACTTTGAAGCAGTGCAAGGGTCTGAAGGCCATGCAGGGGAGCTCTTTGGCTTGAGGAATCTTTTTCGGTTGCAGACTGGGGGTACCTGTCTCACAAGACAAATCATTGAGGTAAGCAAAATGGAAACCCTAAATGTTTTTCATATGCATTTTTGCCTTAAAGCATTCCTTCTCCATTTCAGAAACAGCATCCTCTTCAGGTTTCATTAACAGTGGTGAATTGTTGTAATTGAGTTAATTGGCATACAAAgtaaaaatcattacaaagatcAAAAAGATGGAAGGCTCTTAAACTGCTGTAACATCAATCTGCAGCTTTAATATATTGTACTCCTGGCTGCATGAAGATGCATGAAGTCACTCCTTGCCAGAACAGATGCTGCATTGGTTTACCTCAGGATGCATAACTCATCTTGGCTTTTTACCgttttttcatttaatgttGGTCAAGGTGACATTGGTATATTGTTTTCCTACTAGTTGTTGCCATTGTCAAAGGGTTAATCTGCATGGCCTATTATTCCTCTATCCCTCAGTGGAAAGGGTGGGCACGATGGCTGAGCTCGTCATGCATTGTGACGTTGTGATTTGTGCGTTTTCAGAGGGAGGGCAGCGTGGAAGCGGGAATAATGACAGCCGGCACACACACCAGAGAGAATCTGGAAACAGTGAGTATTCGGCCTTCTCAGGCAGGCATGACTGACAGCATCTGGAAACCATGGAGGGAGAACACCCCTGTGCCTCCTCACGGTTTCCCACCCTCGCTTTCCCAGGCACTTCTTTGTCTTCTAGATATGTTCATTCCCATAAGAATGATACAGTCGTGGTATCCTGGTTTCGGTCTtctcttattttttcttaagCACTTTCACAGGGTGTAAAATGTACATATGGCTAGCAAATAGTTTGTATGATGTTATAAGAaggtgcatttattttttaaagaaatttatttatgtagctattaaaattcaaatgcagaataatgtgtatttaaatgtcgctttattttttgtgtggttttgttgcTGGTTTACAAGGTTTGAAAGAATTGTATGTTTCTCTACGTGTTGTGGTCAGCACTCTCTcagcaagagagagaaaaacccCAACAACAAAAAGCACTAGTAGGAGATAGTTGTTTGCTTGGTTCCAGTCATTAAATATTGACCTCCACAATGAGAAAGtatgaaaaaaacatcaatgatttttgtatttctgaGGAAACTGATtgggtacagtgagggaaaaaatatttgatcccctgctgattttgtacgtttgcccactgacaaagaaatgatcagtctataattttaatggtaggtgtattttaacagtgagagacagaataacaacaaaaaaatccagaaaaacgcatttcaaaaaagttatacattgatttgcatgttaatgagggaaataagtatttgaccccttcgacttagtacttggtggcaaaacccttgttggcaatcacagaggtcagatgtttcttgtagttggccaccaggtttgcacacatcttaggagggattttgtcccactcctctttgcagatcctctccaagtcattaaggtttcgaggctgacgtttggcaactcgaaccttcagctccctccacagattttctatgggattaaggtctggagactggctaggccactccaggaccttaatgtgcttcttcttgagccactcctttgttgccttggctgtgtgttttgggtcattgtcatgctggaatacccatccacgacccattttcaatgccctggctgagggaaggaggttctcagccaagatttgacggtacatggccccgtccatcgtccctttgatgcggtgcatttgtcctgtccccttagcagaaaaacacccccaaagcataatgtttccacctccatgtttgacggtggggatggtgttcttggggtcattcctcctcctccaaacacgacgagttgagttgatgccaaagagctcgattttggtctcatctgaccacaacactttcacccagttctcctctgaatcattcagatgttcattggcaaacttcagacgggcctgtacatgtgctttcttgagcagggggaccttgcgggcgctgcaggatttcagtccttcacgtcttgtagcccattccagccttgtgtagatctacaatcttgtccctgacatccttggacagctctttggtcttggccatggtggagagtttggaatctgattgcttgattgcttctgtggacaggtgtcttttatacaggtaacgagctgagattaggagcactccctttaagagagtgctcctaatctcagctcgttacctgtataaaagacacctgggagccagaaatcttgctgattgataggggatcaaatacttatttccctcattaacatgcaaatcaatttataacttttttgaaatgcatttttctggatttttgtgttgttattctgtctctcactgttaaaatacacctaccattaaaattatagactgatcatttctttgtcagtgggcaaacgtacaaaatcagcaggggatcaaatacttttttccctcactgtacttaaaatatctaaaacaaagtatttttcCTCAAAATGtttctctgtttttatttattagacGTCAGAGCATTGCAGTTATTCCTCAAAAGAAAATACAGGAAAAGTGCCTGTGGAActggaaaaactaaaaagagaTACGAAATTAAGTAAAGCTGTCCTAGACTTTAGCAGTGAGAGTGAAAACGAGCAGGGGAAAAAGGTGAAAACCAGACCAGAGAGTAAGGAGGGAgaatccagcagctcctcacCAGGGCTGCGCAGTCTGCTTCACTTTGGCCTTTCTGAATTTCTTGAAGGAAACCAAGCAGCTACAGGAGAGAGCAGTGAAAGTGAAGGAAGCTCAGACCTGGGAAATTCTGGCAAAGAATATATTTCAGACCAGGGCGTGAAAGCCGCTCCTGAAACAGGGAGTATGAACAGACGTAGTCACTCTCCTGTAGCCCAGCCCTCAGGAGACCCTGAGTCAACAAAGAGAGCGCCTCAGAAAACATTGCAGCGCCAGAACTGGACTGTTTCTAGTGACTCAGAGGGGGATCCTGGCCTTGGAAATCAACCACCGCATGTCAAAAAGGCTCATGTTGCTAGGGAGAATAATTCTACTTCTGGTGCAAGTGATGATGTCATCTGCCCTGCTCAGGGGTATAGGAAAGTATATGCCAAAAGAAGAACCCGAGAGGACtgtctcttcagacaaaccaagGAGTCTGACTCTGAAAGCACTACTGACCAGTCCATATTAGGGACCTCTTCTGTGTCTTGtcaagaaagacaaaaacatcAAGCAGGAATACCAAATAGCACCCATGAAATGATATGCAAGATAAGAGAGTGTGACAGTGATGAGTCTGACGATATTGGTATTGCAAGGAGATTGaaacctgcaaataaaaaaaggaaaaataggcCACTCAGAGCTAAAAGTGACCCTCTACACAGGAATGAACTGAAACACGTCCAGTTCGCAGTTCAAGACAACAGGGCGGACAGATCAGGAGCTGAGTCCATTAAGAACTTCACATCTTCTGAAGATGAAGTTCCTGTCAAAAAAGTGAGATCCCACAAAAATTACAGGTATTCAAAAGCTAAAGCTGTCATGTTGTCCAGCAAAAGCCATCCCACTACAACTGCAAACCTTCATTCCAGAAAGCCAGAGCTCACATCTCTAAAGCCTGAAATCACATGTATAAAAAAGCCTTCCTTGAGTGGAAATGGCACAGTGAAGACAGATGTCATTCTTGGATCCATGGACAAATTGTtaggtaattaaaataaatacttgtatatataaatttataTGTGATGTAAGGATCCAAAGATACTTACAGAATGAGTTTTAAACTCCTGCGTGTCTGTTATGTATGGTATATTACTTCTGTAATCTACCTTTACATCAACAGCGCTAGACTGACTTACTTACATAGCGCTAGACTTGACCTATTATACAAATACTCTGATTAGCATTTGGAAGCTCAGACCTGCACATCAATGTTTAGTTAGAGTAGCTATGTAACTAAATTGCAGTGTAGTAGCTGTATATTTCCCAGTGATCTGTGCGTGCACATCTGTAACGGCTTGTTGAACTAACAAGTTAACCAGTTGGTCTCATACAATCAGCAAAAGTGAAAATTGTTTGTCCTGAAAGTACATCTTGTAAGTTAATATTATTTGTACGTGTGCTCTTTGTTACAGAATTCCAttagaaatatttgttttaatcatattcaaCTAAATTCCCATTAgaattgtaaaaacaaaacaacgctTCCTTGTTTATCATGTTAATGTTTACTGGTGCTCTTCCTATTGCACTGACATCTGTGCCCTTTCAGACAAGAACTTACTCTCCAGTTTTGCCATTACCATTTGTTTGTAGAAACTGGCCCAGAGGTTATTACAACAGGGCCTATCACTCAATCTCACTGACAGCCCTGCTTACAGGTGTTACTTAAATGAATTGCACAGTGCGGagcagtatttatttaacataacAATGCATTGCATTGCTTTGCTAAGACCTTTGGACATCACATTAATATATGAGATGAAAATGGGGGCATTGTCTGTAGAGCATGGTTATATTGTCATCTAGCAGTGTTAGAAAACAATATTAATCcctgaaaatatatatgatgtaCATATGTTTTTTCTTCCAGATGGTGTCCAGGAAGTCGTATATACACACTCTAATCAGCGCATGGTTGGATCAAGCAGGGCTGAAAACCACATGAGTCGCTCAGCCTTACGTAACGTATTTGAACAGGGAAAGTTCTCCCAGGTTCCTGCCAATAAACTGTTGGACAGCATCGAGGTACAGTCAGATTAGGAATACTCACTTGGAAGGCAatgattgtgtatgtgtgtacttaTTTTCCAATCCATTGGTTTTGGTAGCACTAGATACACTTGTTTTTAAGTGAGCTGTACATGGTGCACCTGAAAAGGTAAACAGGAATATGTAGATTGGCAGCACTCCAATATTTATCTTCCTTCTGTGCAGAATTTATAGcagaagtacagtaagtggGCACAGATTAATTTTATTTGACTTTCAACATCCATGAATTCATTCAATTTTGTCTTTCACATAGTAGAAGTATCTGCAAGATGCATTTTAATGTAAAGATGTATGGGAGAATATCTATTAGCATAAATGCTAAATGTGGAACAAAAGTACTGCATATCATTTCTTATTGTATACAGTGGAACAGATATGTGGGGTTAGACTGAAATGTGTCACATCTACAAAGTATCTttctaaagaaatacaaattcagACAGTTAAATCTAAACCTTTGGCTTCAGTGGGGCTGGAATTTTGTTCTGGCTGAATCTACAGTGAAATGCGGGAAATCTGTGTTTACAATAACCCACTCTACCTCTAGGCAAAAGTCTTGACTCTTTAATTTAAAGATGCCATTGCATTTCAACAgcatcaaataaatataattcaaaATGTGATATTACTTGAAGGAAGAATTGGCATTTGGCAGGGTATTCTCATTGTATATACATCACTGGCTGATTCCTGTAAACTCAGGATAAGGTGGTTTATGGTTTTAAGTGATGTTGTCGTTTGCTTGCTATCCCAAAGCTTATTTTGGTTAAGATATTTGTTTGAATATTTATCTTTTGGGtttttgtgtgtggtggggTGAGGGGGGGTATATATTTGGAAGTGTATTGTAAACAACAGttagtaaaatgtaaaacatatgtATTTCTTGCTgagatgtacatatatatatatatatgtgtgtgtgtttgcttcaATTTTGGCAAAGTGGCAATTAAGCGGGGGATGCAACAGCTAGACTTTGTCAACTAGCTGAGgcttgttgtcaaatacattagCTATCGATTAAGAAGTTGAAACTAACTATCATAAAAAGCTTTAGCATATCTAATTACACCACATTAAAACGCCCTTTATCAGATTAGTAAATCTGAAAATGCACTAGTTTCTCTACTGTGAAGGAAAGTTTGTCTATGGCCGCTTGGGGTCACAGGTGTGACTGTTTTCATAGACTCTGTCTGGACAAACACAAGAGGCCATTCCCCCAGTGGAAGATGCACAGAAGGCTGAAGCTGACGGAAGCTCCTGTCCGGTCAGACCGGATCACCCGGTGATACAGACACAGAGGAAAGTGCACAGGACTGGACAGAGAACCTTCCTCATCGGAGAGACTCCCAAGGCTTTCTGCAGGTGAGCAGTAAGGCAGGGCTTGACTTCCGGTCATTAACCTGACAGTTTTCCCTCTTCGCAGGGAGATGTGGAACAAGGTAAAACAGAtggtttttttcttattttagcgAACGGTGCCATGTGACATCACTGTAGGACTGACCTGCTTTGACTAACTTGTCCCTCCTGACTGATCACCTATTTATTTGGCTATTCCCCATTCCTAATCTGCTTACAAGGGAAATGGCAAGACACGTACATACACACGTTCATCTTCATGTGTATGCACATACTTTGTAAGGTTGTGAATGAATGTGGTAGTGATAGAAAAGCAGTGGAGCACAGTGACGGGAAATGCCTGCACCCTGTACTGCAGGGCGGTTTGCCAATCTTTACCACAGTTTCCCTGCAGTGTGCCTCAGTCCTCTCCTGGAGAGGACCACCCTGGAGCTCAGGGTTTTATTTTCCATGCTAATTCATTGCTGGGCCTCTTTTtttggtggttgttgttgttgttgttgaggctGCCAACAAATGCCAAGTTATGCAGAATTGCACTGTGGTTTTCTGACCAAGACCACAGACAGCTAGGGACTGAGCCGAAAACCACTGGATTCAACTTCGGTCTTGAGCAGTGAAAGATGAGGGTTTCCAACCACAGAACCTCCTTGTCCCTTAGGAATTATATTTTCTTCTCCTGTGACTTCTCTGCTGAAGGAAGCtaattatattttccttttttctggtTTATGTGCCGTTGAATTCATTCTTACTTTCAAATGCTAGTAGATTCGTTTTTGGGAGTGCCTTGGATTACCTAGCCAATTTTTTATTGCAATTAAATCACTGTTACCTTGTCTAAATCCAAACCAAAAGAAGTTCAGAAACAAtctaatgattaaataaattaaaaaaactagaCATGTTTTACAACACAGTCTTTATTAAAATGGTTGCAGGCAGAATATTTTCCGAACTTGTCAATTCCATTAAAAACTGATTTATATCAAAACAAGTTCTTTAATTCTACTATTGCTGTAATTGGCACTGCTGAAGAGATAATTGCATccaagtttgttttgtttttctttcctaaaGATATTTTCACTCAAACCACtggaattgtttttgtcatttaaCTGTTAAAAACCATTAAGATCAATCAATGCCTCATAAGTTCTCTATTGCACTAGTCGAGACAAATGAATTACCAAGCAGTTATATAGCCTTTCTTTATGCCACAAGAAATGTGTTTTGTGGCAAGTGTCTGATTGTGTTTTTGCCCAAACAGGTGTTGGTTTACAACCTAATCCTGCTTTCCATTTAAtcttatacagcattctctaaaaacataaacataattgCAGGAGTATAGAGACTGCAGGTTACCAAAAAAATATAGCCTACCTTGTGAGATTTGCTTAATGTTTTACCATCGTCAAAACCAGCCCAATGAGGCAGTGTGGAGTCGTGGTCAGGGTTTCACACTTCAAATCAAATGGATGTAGGTTCAAATCCTGgctgtgcccttgagcaaggtacttcatctgtgttgctccagtaaaaactgtTTAACCGTACTGTACACAAAGGCACCCACCTAAGTTGCTTTGGATAGagagcttcagccacatcaatTAATAAGTATTTGTGTCTGTACATGTGCATTTACATTGTTTGTACATTGGTGTACCTGTATTAAAGCTGTTAAGTGAGACATGAATGACAATTGTCTCTAAAACAAGGTTCTCTTTTCTAGGAAGCAGCTAATGGAGATGGCATCATACTTCAAAAGTGCTTCGGTCAAGGAACTGGCAGAGCAGATTGTGAGAAACACCTCAGAATCACGTCAGACTATGTTGAGAGACTTCTATACCAGCCAATACCCTGAGCTAAAGGATATTCTGACTATCAAACTTCCACAACCAACTGTGTCCTTGAAATCTGCACTTTCAGGGTCTTCATGCAAGAACAAGAGTGATCCTAAAGGAATGAAGCAAAAGTCTCGTTGTGTAACTGCTGAAAGTGTTGCTACGATGGTTAAGCGTTTAAGGAAAAGCAAAAGTGAAGACAGAAATAACTACTTCCAGTCTGAGGCCCCAGACACCTTGGGAGGTTCTGATTCTTCTGTAACTCAGCGAGAGGAAAGAAGCagtagagaaaaaaaacagtgttCCTCCCAAGAACACAACTTTGACCAGGACATTGAAAAGCACAAATCCTCCGCTGGGTCCAACCCCGGTCTCCGCGACAGCCGAAAACATCAGCAGGCTCCCTCGCAATATCTGTCCCCCCAAAATAACTGCAGACTACAGAAAGAggaaacaaattcaccctgccCTCAGAAAGCCCTCCTCACAGAGCTGTTAGGAGACACTTCCATACTCGACGATATCTTTAAAACTAAGGGCAAGGGCGTTGAATCGCGAAAGCCATCAACCTCGGGAGCGCTGGTGAAAGCAAAGAGCCGAAGCAAGGACGTTTGGGATATTCTCAGTGAAGGAAACGAAGAGACCATGAACAGGCTCACTGACTTGTCTGTGGTTGAGAGCATGTGTGTGGACGTTAAACTTCCTTCTAAAGCAAAAAAAGAAGATGTGGATTGTGCCTCTCATCTTTGGAAGAAGAATGAAAATTTCCTGTGGAAAAAATAGAAAGGCCGAAAATTTAGTCACTTCAGTTCTTTCCCTCTCCTTTAAGGGACAATAATGAAAGATGACTGTGCACCCAGCGATGTtctcattacatttaaaaagtcaaaggCCTATGCACTTGATTATACTAGTTATGATTACTGTTACATATGGAATAATGACattgaatgtattaaattaattaaataagaaatgtttCGTTTTTACACTGTTCATCTTAAACTGTAATTGTATTAACGCAACAACTCAGTATGTagtttgtgttgtattttaaattcacttttGATTTTATCCTCCCATCTTCTGTGTGCTATTCctctatgtatatgtatatatgtttttcctttttgtacaTTAGCTTGTATAAACTTTTACTAGTTAATTTA from Amia ocellicauda isolate fAmiCal2 chromosome 8, fAmiCal2.hap1, whole genome shotgun sequence encodes the following:
- the ercc6l2 gene encoding DNA excision repair protein ERCC-6-like 2; amino-acid sequence: MASESHLQSEDDWHVGDKCLAPRSTGETLYEGTVQKCISAEHGAIAVVVKFAQYGEETVPVTKLQRLKSPQSRASIFDDRNLEKPLFHNRKSPGAEVSYKLSGNGESIPYTINRYLRDYQQQGVKFIYSHYIQGRGCVLGDDMGLGKTIQVISFLAAVLHKKGTRDDIERNVPDFLLSQKPKSAVNKVKKIFLIVAPLSVLYNWKEELDTWGHFRCTILHGTKKEEEFARVKREKCEIALTTYETLRLSLDDFNSIPWSAVIVDEAHKIKNPNSQITQAMKGLKCKVRVGLTGTILQNNMEELWCVMDWAIPGCLGSLKHFTTKFADPIEQGQKHSATKRSLALGRKAGMSLGKKISHWFLRRTKSLISDQLPKKDDRVVYCALTEFQQAVYQAVLDSEDVTLLLRSREKCSCGSGRQRKRCCFKTNSKGLAMQDLYFSYLTILRKVANHVALLQSKGNTSKQQEDYVNDICEKVFKRFPDFIQQSKQAAFETISDPKYSGKMKVLQQLLNHFMANKDKVLLFSLSTKLLDVLENYCMAEGIEYRRLDGNTKSKERFNIVKEFNSNQDINICLVSTMAGGLGLNFVGANIVVLFDPTWNPANDLQAIDRAYRIGQCRDVKVFRLISLGTVEEVIYLRQIYKQQLQCTVVGNENAKRYFEAVQGSEGHAGELFGLRNLFRLQTGGTCLTRQIIEREGSVEAGIMTAGTHTRENLETTSEHCSYSSKENTGKVPVELEKLKRDTKLSKAVLDFSSESENEQGKKVKTRPESKEGESSSSSPGLRSLLHFGLSEFLEGNQAATGESSESEGSSDLGNSGKEYISDQGVKAAPETGSMNRRSHSPVAQPSGDPESTKRAPQKTLQRQNWTVSSDSEGDPGLGNQPPHVKKAHVARENNSTSGASDDVICPAQGYRKVYAKRRTREDCLFRQTKESDSESTTDQSILGTSSVSCQERQKHQAGIPNSTHEMICKIRECDSDESDDIGIARRLKPANKKRKNRPLRAKSDPLHRNELKHVQFAVQDNRADRSGAESIKNFTSSEDEVPVKKVRSHKNYRYSKAKAVMLSSKSHPTTTANLHSRKPELTSLKPEITCIKKPSLSGNGTVKTDVILGSMDKLLDGVQEVVYTHSNQRMVGSSRAENHMSRSALRNVFEQGKFSQVPANKLLDSIETLSGQTQEAIPPVEDAQKAEADGSSCPVRPDHPVIQTQRKVHRTGQRTFLIGETPKAFCRKQLMEMASYFKSASVKELAEQIVRNTSESRQTMLRDFYTSQYPELKDILTIKLPQPTVSLKSALSGSSCKNKSDPKGMKQKSRCVTAESVATMVKRLRKSKSEDRNNYFQSEAPDTLGGSDSSVTQREERSSREKKQCSSQEHNFDQDIEKHKSSAGSNPGLRDSRKHQQAPSQYLSPQNNCRLQKEETNSPCPQKALLTELLGDTSILDDIFKTKGKGVESRKPSTSGALVKAKSRSKDVWDILSEGNEETMNRLTDLSVVESMCVDVKLPSKAKKEDVDCASHLWKKNENFLWKK